The Phoenix dactylifera cultivar Barhee BC4 chromosome 17, palm_55x_up_171113_PBpolish2nd_filt_p, whole genome shotgun sequence genome contains a region encoding:
- the LOC103719416 gene encoding tubulin beta-2 chain: protein MREILHIQGGQCGNQIGAKFWEVVCAEHGIDATGRYQGDSDLQLERVNVYYNEASCGRFVPRAVLMDLEPGTMDSVRSGPYGQIFRPDNFVFGQSGAGNNWAKGHYTEGAELIDAVLDVVRKEAENCDCLQGFQVCHSLGGGTGSGMGTLLISKIREEYPDRMMLTFSVFPSPKVSDTVVEPYNATLSVHQLVENADECMVLDNEALYDICFRTLKLTTPSFGDLNHLISATMSGVTCCLRFPGQLNSDLRKLAVNLVPFPRLHFFMVGFAPLTSRGSQQYRALTVPELTQQMWDAKNMMCAADPRHGRYLTASAMFRGKMSTKEVDEQMINVQNKNSSYFVEWIPNNVKSTVCDIPPTGLKMASTFIGNSTSIQEMFRRVSEQFTAMFRRKAFLHWYTGEGMDEMEFTEAESNMNDLVSEYQQYQDATADEEIDYEDEEEGDYEEA from the exons ATGAGGGAAATCCTCCACATCCAGGGCGGGCAGTGCGGTAACCAGATCGGGGCCAAGTTCTGGGAGGTGGTGTGCGCGGAGCACGGGATCGACGCCACCGGCCGATACCAAGGGGACTCGGATCTCCAGCTCGAGCGAGTCAATGTGTACTACAACGAGGCGAGTTGCGGCCGCTTCGTGCCCCGGGCGGTGCTGATGGATTTGGAGCCCGGGACCATGGACAGCGTCCGATCGGGCCCCTACGGGCAGATCTTCCGGCCGGACAACTTCGTCTTCGGCCAGTCCGGGGCCGGGAACAACTGGGCCAAGGGCCACTACACCGAGGGCGCCGAGCTCATAGATGCCGTCCTTGATGTGGTCCGGAAGGAGGCTGAGAACTGTGATTGCTTGCAGG GGTTTCAGGTCTGCCATTCATTGGGAGGTGGAACTGGTTCAGGCATGGGCACATTGCTCATATCTAAGATAAGAGAAGAGTATCCAGACCGCATGATGCTCACATTCTCTGTCTTCCCATCTCCAAAAGTTTCTGACACAGTTGTTGAGCCTTATAATGCCACACTGTCTGTCCATCAGTTGGTTGAAAATGCTGATGAGTGCATGGTCCTGGATAATGAGGCTCTCTATGACATCTGCTTCCGTACTCTCAAGCTTACCACCCCAAGTT TTGGCGATCTCAATCACCTTATCTCTGCTACCATGAGTGGCGTCACATGCTGCCTCCGTTTCCCGGGGCAGCTCAATTCTGACCTCAGGAAGCTTGCAGTAAACCTAGTTCCTTTCCCTCGTCTCCACTTCTTCATGGTGGGTTTTGCTCCCCTTACCTCTCGGGGATCCCAGCAGTACAGGGCCCTCACTGTTCCCGAGCTTACCCAGCAGATGTGGGATGCCAAGAACATGATGTGCGCTGCAGATCCTCGCCACGGACGCTACCTCACTGCATCTGCAATGTTCCGTGGTAAGATGAGCACCAAGGAGGTAGATGAGCAGATGATAAATGTCCAGAACAAGAATTCATCTTATTTTGTGGAGTGGATACCGAACAATGTCAAGTCCACAGTGTGTGACATCCCCCCAACCGGTTTGAAGATGGCATCCACGTTCATCGGAAATTCAACCTCAATCCAGGAAATGTTCCGCCGTGTTAGCGAGCAGTTTACTGCCATGTTCCGGAGGAAGGCTTTCTTGCATTGGTACACCGGAGAAGGGATGGATGAGATGGAGTTCACCGAGGCAGAGAGCAACATGAATGATTTGGTTTCAGAGTACCAGCAGTACCAGGATGCAACGGCTGATGAGGAGATTGACTATGAGGATGAAGAGGAAGGCGATTATGAGGAGGCTTGA
- the LOC103719415 gene encoding uncharacterized protein LOC103719415, with the protein MEEAAASPPPATAPVQQSPATPWSVVLQKKPAAEPREAISSRVFGSFNSSKGISVAVVDANAIIHGDRLVSSADKFVSVREVLDEVRDPSSRHRLSFLPFPIETMEPSPEFIKKVVKFARETGDLQTLSDVDIKLIALTYMLEAQIHGTSHLRESLPPLHVVNVKHLPEAEMPGWGSNVPNLAEWEALEQIAEGGSNHASRILPLKDLDDNVIPMCGSGTKAEAQDDAHQSFGRRRRFVFPKKEIKLEGKKMVADGIDASLGEDTENADDWRPAVSRSTHRRYLRRKARRELAKAAEENGHSSGEASLGAATTGGDEVCSDGEAECTDFIDHKSSEETHIENELSENDELKLGKSEESDFSTVQEHMMLEFNAYKPSQEEKEDDIPSADIESDHPAVSKCSSGDVAAAAGGDKIGDVTTAAEGDKIDMCTKDLDNLEITSVTDGSVDTSYIDDGSSEQSWMLRPLSDSTVACVTGDYAMQNVILQIGLRLLAPGGMHIRQLHRWVLKCHACNKVTQEIGRIFCPKCGNGGTLRKVSVTVGENGILMAARRPRIILRGTKFSIPSPQGGREAITKNPILREDQLPLKLLYPKSKKKPAKQDQEFLSVDDIFSHAGGKRAPLKPPVRKALAVFSGKRNPNDNHFSRHKH; encoded by the exons ATGGAAGAAGCAGCGGCGTCGCCTCCTCCAGCGACGGCCCCGGTCCAACAATCGCCGGCCACTCCTTGGAGCGTGGTTTTGCAGAAGAAACCGGCCGCCGAGCCCCGGGAGGCGATATCGAGCCGAGTGTTTGGGAGCTTCAACTCGAGCAAGGGGATTTCGGTGGCAGTGGTGGATGCCAACGCCATAATCCATGGAGACAGGCTCGTCAGCAGCGCCGACAAGTTTGTGTCGGTGAGGGAGGTCTTGGATGAGGTGCGGGATCCATCGTCGCGCCATAGGTTATCCTTCTTGCCTTTTCCTATCGAGACGATGGAGCCCTCGCCCGAATTCATCAAGAAAG TTGTCAAATTTGCTAGGGAAACTGGAGACTTGCAGACCCTTTCGGATGTCGATATTAAACTTATTGCTCTGACATATATGTTAGAAGCTCAGATCCATGGGACCAGTCATCTAAGAGAGAGTCTTCCTCCGCTCCACGTAGTAAATGTGAAACATCTTCCCGAGGCTGAAATGCCTGGTTGGGGTTCCAATGTGCCTAACCTGGCAGAATGGGAAGCTCTTGAGCAAATAGCGGAGGGTGGCTCTAATCATGCATCTCGTATACTTCCATTGAAGGATTTGGACGATAATGTTATCCCAATGTGTGGATCTGGTACTAAGGCTGAGGCACAAGATGATGCACATCAGTCTTTTGGTAGACGTAGAAGGTTTGTTTTcccaaagaaagaaattaaacttGAAGGTAAAAAGATGGTTGCAGATGGAATTGATGCTTCTCTTGGAGAAGATACTGAAAATGCTGATGATTGGAGGCCTGCTGTTAGCCGAAGCACGCACAGAAGATATTTAAGAAGGAAAGCAAGGCGTGAATTGGCTAAGGCAGCAGAGGAAAATGGTCATTCATCTGGTGAGGCAAGCCTGGGTGCTGCAACAACTGGAGGTGATGAGGTATGCTCTGATGGTGAGGCAGAATGTACCgattttattgatcataaaagTTCTGAGGAAACACATATTGAAAATGAACTTTCTGAAAATGATGAATTAAAGTTGGGGAAATCTGAAGAATCTGATTTTTCCACTGTACAAGAGCATATGATGTTGGAATTTAATGCTTACAAGCCttcacaagaagaaaaagaagatgacATCCCTAGTGCTGATATAGAATCTGATCACCCTGCAGTTAGCAAATGCAGTTCTGGTGATGTGGCTGCTGCTGCAGGAGGAGATAAAATTGGTGATGTGACTACTGCCGCAGAAGGAGACAAAATTGATATGTGCACAAAAGATTTGGATAATTTAGAAATAACAAGTGTGACTGATGGAAGTGTTGATACATCTTATATAGATGATGGCAGCAGCGAGCAGAGTTGGATGCTCAGGCCCTTATCGGACTCAACTGTGGCCTGTGTTACTGGTGATTATGCCATGCAAAATGTTATTCTGCAAATTGGTCTCCGGCTATTAGCACCAGGAGGGATGCATATCCGTCAGTTGCATAG GTGGGTTTTAAAATGTCATGCTTGCAATAAGGTGACTCAGGAAATTGGGAGGATATTTTGTCCAAAATGTGGCAATGGTGGCACCTTACGTAAAGTGTCAGTGACAGTTGGTGAGAATGGGATCCTTATGGCTGCACGTCGGCCACGTATCATCCTTCGGGGTACAAAG TTTTCAATTCCCTCACCTCAAGGTGGTAGAGAAGCCATAACTAAAAACCCCATCTTACGGGAAGATCAGCTACCACTCAAACTTCTGTACCCTAAATCAAAGAAGAAACCAGCCAAGCAG GACCAAGAATTCTTGAGTGTGGATGACATATTTTCTCACGCAGGCGGCAAGAGAGCTCCACTGAAGCCTCCGGTGAGGAAAGCACTTGCTGTCTTCAGTGGAAAACGAAATCCTAACGATAATCATTTTTCTCGTCATAAACATTAA